The Jiangella alba genome includes the window TGCGCAACCGCGGCCAGATCCCGCGGCTCGAGTCCGCGCTGCGCGCCGTCGACCTCCCGGTCGAGGTCGTCGGCGTCGGCGGGCTGCTGGCGACGGCCGAGGTCGGCGACGTCGTGGCCACGCTGCGGGTGGTCAACGACCCGTCCCGCGGCGACGCCCTCATGCGGCTGCTCACCGGCTCGCGCTGGCGCATCGGGCCGCGCGACCTCGACGCGCTGGCCCGCTGGGCGCGGCGGCTGGGCCGGCCCGACGGCGACACCGGCGGCGCGCGCCGTCCCACCATGCGCGAGGCCGCCGCCGAAGGCATCGCGCTCGACGAGGTCGACGAACTCAGCATCGTCGACGCGCTCGACGCGCTGCCGCAGGGCGGCGACTGGTTCTCACCCGACGGCGACCTCCGGCTGAGGGCGCTCTCGGCCGAGCTGCGCGAGCTGCGCACCCGCACCGGCCAGTCGCTCACCGAGTTGGTGCACGACGTCCAGCGCACGCTCGGTCTCGACGTCGAGCTGGCCGCGCGTCGCGGCCCGGGCGGCCGGGCCAACCTCGACCGCTTCCTCGACGTCGCGGCCGAGTTCGAGTCGCACGGCGACGCGCCCACCCTGTCGGCCTTCCTCGCCTACCTCGACGCCGCCGAGACCGCCGAGCGCGGCCTGGCCCCGGGCGAGGTCGAGGTGTCCGGCGACCGCGTCCAGGTGCTCACGGTGCACGGCGCCAAGGGGCTCGAGTGGGACGCCGTCTTCGTCACCGGGCTGGTCGACAAGGTGTTCCCGTCCGGCGGCGAGCGGCAGCGGGCCTGGCTGGGCGACCCCGGCGAGCTGCCGTACGCGCTGCGCGGCGACGCCGGGTCGCTGCCGCCGCTCGACCTCTCCGGCGCGGCCGACCAGGTCGGCGTGCGCGACGCCGTCGACGCGTTCTACGGCGACGCCGCCGCGGCGGCCCGGCTCGAGGAGCGCCGGCTGGCCTACGTCGCGGTCACCCGGGCGCGGCGGCTGCTGGTCTGCTCGGGCTACTGCTGGGACGACGCCGTCCGGCCGCGCGAGCTGTCGATGTTCCTGCACGAGATCAAGGTGGCCTGCGACGACGGCGCCGGCGAGGTCGGCGTCTGGGCCACGCCGCCCGAGGCCGACGACACCAACCCGTTGTCCCAGCAGGTGCGCGAGCTGCGCTGGCCGTACGACCCGCTCGGCCAGCGGCGGGCCCTGCTCGAGGACGGCGCCGGGCTGGTCCGGGCCGCGCAGGGCGCCGTCGACGGCGTGCTGTTCGACCTCGCCCAGCCGGTCACCGAGTGGGACGCCGAGGTCGAGCGGCTGCTGGCCGAGCGCGAACGGCACTCCTCGCTGCGTCCCATCGACGTCGCGCTGCCCGAGCACCTGTCGGTGTCGCAGCTGGTGGCGCTGCGCGAGAGCCCCGAGCGGCTGGCCCGGGCGCTGCGCCGCCCGGTGCCGCGCCCGCCGGCGCCGCTGGCCCGCCGGGGCACGCTGTTCCACGCCTGGCTCGAGTCGCGGTGGGGGGCGCCGCGACTCGTCGACGTCGACGAACTGCCCGGCTTCGCCGACGACGGCGCCGCGCCCGACCGCGAACTGGCGTCGCTGCAAGAGGCGTTCCTGGCCAGCGCGTGGGCCGGGCGCACGCCGGTCGAGGTCGAGGCGCCGTTCGAGCTGCTGGTCGCCGGCGTGCTGCTGCGCGGCCGGGTCGACGCCGTCTTCAGCACCGACGACGGCGGCATCGACGTCGTCGACTGGAAGACCGGCCGGCCGCCGGCCACCGACGAAGAGGCCGCCACACGCACCGTCCAGCTGGCCGCGTACCGGCTGGCCTTCGCCCGGCTCTACGACCTCCCGCTCGACCACGTGGGCGCCGCGTTCCACCACGTGCGCCAGGACACCACGGTCCGGCCGGCCGACGTGATGGACGAGGCAGAGCTGACGGCGCTGGTCACGGCCGTTCCGGTGGCCGAGTAGGGGAGACACCCCTGGACCTCACGATGACCGCCGGACCGCGCCGCCCTGCCGGGCGCCGGTCCGGCGACCATCGCGCTCCCGCTGCTCCGTCCCCGTCGAGCCGATGCGAGAGGCGCGTCCCCAAGCCGCGGCGCGAGAGGCGCGACCACGGGACCTATGCCCACCACTGTGGAGAATTGGGGGACAATCGGCCAGGTCACGCGGCGAAGTGTGACGATCACTGCGATTCTGTGACGACCCTCGCAACGGGCGCCGTGGGCCGGCGGATCGCTGGCCGAAGTGCGCATCATACCTGTTCGCGGCGTGTTTGGCAGTAGAAATGACTCATTGTCTCGGTCTCGGAGATAGCTCTTGATCGGCACAGCGTGCCGGGGCGAGACTCCTGTCTCGTGACCCCCGCGCTGAAACCGCTGCGCCGCATCGCCGCGTACGCCGTCTGCCTCGACGCGTCCAAGCGCGTGCTGCTGATCCGCGAGTCCGTGCGGTCGGGCACTCCGGGCGTGTGGACGCTGCCGGGCGGCAGCGTGCTGCACGGCGAGCACCCGCGCGACGCCGTCGTCCGTGAGGCGGCCGCGGAGTCCGGGCTGCTGCTGCGCGCCGTCACACCCATCGACGTCCTCGCCGACACCCGAGCGCGCCCGCACCGCGAGGTCACCCTGCACACCGACCGCATCCTGTTCGAGGCCGAGGTCATCAGCGGCGAGCCCGAGCCGCTCTCGCCCATGGTCGACGACGTCCGCTGGGTCAGCCTCGACGAAGCCGCCACACTGCAGCTGCGCCCGTTCGTCGCGCAGGTGCTCAAGCTGCCGCTCTCGACGGTCGACCTCCCGCCCGAGCGGATGCCCGAACTGCCCGGCTTCCACATCCAGCAGGCGCCCGACGGCCGGCACACCGTGCAGCGGTTCGCGGCGTACGGCCTGGTCCGCGACCCGCACGGGCGGGTCCTGCTCACCCAGGTCGCCGACGGCTACCCCGACGCCGGCTGCTGGCACCTGCCCGGCGGCGGCACCGACTTCGGCGAGCAGCCGGCTCAGGCGCTGCTGCGTGAGCTGCACGAGGAGACCGGCCAGGTCGGCCGCATCCGCCGGCTGCTGGGCGTCGCCAGCCACCGCGAGCCCGAGCAGGTCGGTCCCGAGGGCTTCGCCATCGACTGGCACGGCGTGCGCCCCTACTACGACGTCGTCGTCGACGAGCCGGCCACCCTCGTCCTGGCCGACGTCGGCGGCTCCACCGTCGGCGCCCGCTGGTTCGCCCCCGCCGACGTCGCCACGCTCGCGCTGACCGCCGTCACCACCGAGGCCCTGCACGCCATCGCCTGACCCGCAGCGAGCCGCCCGAAGAGGGGCCGGTAGATGCGCGCCCGGACCGCGAGCGACCCGAGGAGGGGGCGGCGGGTGCGGAGCCGGCGCAGCACCCACCGCCCGCTCCGCCCCACAGCGGAGGCCGGCGCGCGTCAGGACGTGGCGCGCCCCTCACCGTTGCCGGGCGCCATGGCGTCGTCGAGCCAGCGCCGCAACTGAGCCTCGGTGAGCTGCGGCGCACGGGCCAGTGCCACGGCCTCGACGGCGGCGCGGGTGGCCGGGCCGAGCCGCCGGGTGCGCTGGGCGATGAGCCGCGCCTTGGCCAGCGTGATGCGGCCGTCGTCGAGGGCGGCGAGTGTGGCGGGCAGGCCACTGACGAGGTCGACGGCGAGGGAGACGAGGTCGGTGGCGGCGTCGAGCTCGAGGTGCAGCGCCTCGGCGATGGTGACGGCGGTGGCCGGGCCGCCGGGTGGGTCGACCCGGCCGGCCAGCTCGGCGATGACGCGCGCCTGCATGGCGTCGAGGTGGGCGCCCTGACGTTGGTAGGCGGCCGCGACCCGGGGCAGCTCGCGCCGCGACAGCGCGGGCGGCTCGAACGTCTCGAGGACGGCGTTGAGCACCGTGCCGGGCGCGAGGCCGGCCCAGGCCGCACTGGGGTGATCTCCGGGGCGCGTCATGGCCGCACACTATCGCACAGATGTTCGAAGTCGCGACCGGAAGTTCACGATCCGGCCGGACGCAGCACCGCCAGCACCGGCCGATGGTCGCTGCCGCCGGCCCTGTCGAGCACGCTGAACGACACGACGTCCCAGGCGCGGGCGTCGGCCAGGACGTGGTCGATCGGCGCGCCGGCCCATCGCGGCCAGCCGGTCGGCCAGGTGCCCGTCCCTGCCGCCGAGCGGGCCGCGGCGGCATCGGCGCACGGGCCGAGCGACCGCAGCGCCGGATGGTCCAGCGTCGCGTTGAAGTCGCCGGCGGCGATGGCGCCCTCGGCGCCCGCGCACTGGCGCACCGCCCAGACGGCGTCGTCGTGCCAGCGGGCCATGGCGCCACCGGTGGGCGGCCAGGCGTGCACCGCGATGATCGGTGGCCCGTCCGAACCGGCGACGGGGCGGACGGTGTACGAGCCCAGCCCGCTCGACGGGTCCGGCCGCGGCTCGCCGTACGTCCCCAGCGACGACGCCACCAGCAGCCCCGTCGCCGACGTGATGCCGGCGTCGACCTGGTGGTGGAAGACCTGGAAGCCGCCGCCGGCCAGTTCGGCGACCCGCCGCGTCGTCGCGGCGGAGGTCTCCGGCAGCACGACGACGTCCGCGCCGGTCGCCGTCACCAGGTCCGCGACCACCTGTGGGCCGGCGCCGTCGTAGAGCGTGTTGAACGCCAGCACCCGCACTTCGCCGGCCGCGTCAGGCTCCGGGACCGCGTCGGACGACAGCCCGCGCGACAGCAGCACGCCGGCCGAGAACACCGTCGCCGCCGCGACCACCCCGGCGACGGCCGCCAGCGGCCACCGCGCCCGCCGGATGGCCACCGCCAGCGCCGTCACCAACGCCGCGACGACGGCGCCGCCCAGCACCGTCAGGCCGCGCAGCGCCACCACCTGGGCCGGGCCGTAGAGGCCGGACAGCCCGAACGCCTGCGGCCACACCACCACGACGGCCGCCAGTGCGGCCAGTGCCCCGCAGGCCGCCGGCCACGGCCAGCGGCGACGGGTCACGCCGAGACGGCGTCCAGCGCCAGCTCGACCATCTCCGCGAACGTGCGCTCGCGCTCCTCGGCCGACGTCTCCTCGCCGGTGACGAGGTTGTCGCTGACCGTGCAGACCGCCACGGCCCGCGCGCCGAACTTCGCGGCCAGCGTGTAGAGCGCGGCCGCCTCCATCTCGACCGCCATGACGCCGTACTCGGTCAGGCGATCGCGCAGCTCGGGACGGTCGTGGTAGAAGGAGTCGGTGCTGAAGATCTGCCCGACGTGGTACCGCGCGCCGGCCGCCTCGGCCTTCTCGACGTAGGCCCGCACCAGCGAGAAGTCCGCCGTCGGTGCGTAGTGGAAGCCCTCGAAGCGCAGCGCGTTCATCGACGACTCGGTGGCCGCCGAGATTCCGATGACGAGGTCGCGGATGGCGACGTCGGCCAGCAGCCCGCCGCACGACCCGACCCGTACCAGCGTCTTCGCGCCGTACTCGGCCAGCAGTTCGTGCACGTAGATGGAGATGGACGGCTGGCCCATGCCGGTGCCCTGGACCGAGATGCGCTGACCCCGGAAGGTGCCGGTGAAGCCGAGCATGTTGCGGACCTGCGAGTAGCAGGTGACGTCCTCGAGGTACGTCTTGGCGATCCACTCGGCGCGGAGCGGGTCGCCCGGCAGCAGGACGGTCTCGGCGATCTCGCCGGGCGCGGCGGCAATGTGGGTGCTCACGAGTGCACACGGTATCCGGCGTAGGGTCGTGGGTCGTGCATGAGGCCTACGTCTTGCCCGGTCCCCTCGCGCTCTCGCGCTCCACTGTTGACCGCGCGGCCGATCGTCGCCTGGACGCCGCGTGGGTCGACGCGCTGTGGTCCGACGGCCGCACCCGGGTGCTGCTGGTCGGCGACGGGACGGTGCCGGTCGACGACGGCGCCCTGCGGTTCATCGCGCCGGGCGACGCCCCTGACGGCGACCGCTTCCTGCTCGGCCTCGACGGCGACGTCGCCTACGTCGCCGTCCACGTGGCGGAGAAACCGGACGACGGCGCCACGCTGCGCGAGGTCGGCGCCGTCCTGGGCGACCGCGACGCCGGGCTGGCCGTGCACGCCGTCGCGCTGGCCAACTGGCACGCGACGCACCGGTTCTGCCCGCGCTGCGGCGCGCCCACCCGGTCGGAACAGGGCGGGCACGTCCGCGTCTGCGAGGCGGACGGCTCGCAGCACTTCCCGCGCACCGATCCCGCCGTCATCGTCCTGGTGGTCGACGAGAAGGAGCGCTGCCTGCTCGGCCGGTCGGCGGCCTGGCCGGGGCGGCGGTTCTCGACGCTGGCCGGCTTCGTCGAGCCGGGCGAGACGCCCGAGCACGCCGTCGTCCGCGAGCTGTACGAGGAGGTCGGCGTGCGCATCACGTCGTGCCGCTACGCGGGCGCGCAGCCGTGGCCGTTCCCGTCCAGCCTCATGCTCGGCTACTACGCGACGGCGGCCGGCGAGGATCCCGCGCCCGACGGCGAGGAGATCGCCGAGGCGCGCTGGTTCAGCCGCGACGAGCTCACCGCAGCCATGCGCGACGGCGACGTGCTGCCGCCGAGCGGCATCTCGATCGCCCGGAAGCTGGTCGAGGGCTGGTTCGGCGGGCCGCTGCCCGACGACGTCAGCCCGCGATAGCGGTCAGCTTCTCCTTGACCTCGGACGGGCTCGGGTTCGTCAGGGCGCTGCCGTCGGCGAACACCAGCGTGGGCACCACCGCGTTGCCGCCGTTCAGGCTCATGACGAGGTCGGCGGACGCGGGGTCGGTCTCGATGTCGATCTCGTCGAACGTGATGCCGTCGCGGTTGAGCGCCGTCTTGAGCCGGAAGCAGTAGCCACACCAGGTGGTGCTGTACATGGTGAACCGGGACATCGACGCTCCGCTCCTGGGTTAGTTGCCGTATCAGCTAGTTCAACACAGCCGGTCGCCCGGATTGTTCCGTGGCGCCTCGCATCCTGTCGGTACCGGCTGCGAGGATGGGGCGATGCGCGTACCCGACGTCCTCGCCGGCCTCGATCCCGAGCAGCGAGCGGTCGCGTCGGCGCTCAGCGGGCCGGTCTGCGTCATCGCCGGCGCCGGCACCGGCAAGACCCGCGCCATCACCCACCGCATCGCCCACGGCGTGCACACGGGTGCGTTCGACCCGCGCCGCACGCTCGCCGTCACCTTCACCACCCGGGCGGCCGGCGAGATGCGCGGGCGGCTGCGCTCGCTCGGCGCCGAGGGCGTGCAGGCGCGCACGTTCCACTCCGCGGCGCTGCGCCAGGCCCGCTACTTCTGGCCACAGATCACCGGCGCCGACCTCCCCGAGATCAGCTCGAGCAAGCTGCCCATCGTCGGCTCGGCGGCGTCGCGCTGCCGGGTGCCCACCGACCGCACGGTGCTGCGCGATCTCGCCTCCGAGATCGAGTGGGCCAAGGTCAGCAACGTGCTGCCCGAGTCCTACGTCACGGCGGCCGAGGCCGCGCACCGCGAGGTCGGCAACGTCGACCCCGAGTCCGTCGCCAAGGTCTACGCCGCGTACGAAGACCTCAAGACCGACCGCAACGTCCTCGACATGGAAGACATCCTGCTCGCCGCCGTCGGCCTGCTGTCCGGGCACCCGGGCGTCGCCCAGCAGGTCCGGTCGCAGTACCACCACTTCGTGGTCGACGAGTACCAGGACGTCTCGCCGGTGCAGCAGAAGCTGCTCGACCTCTGGATGGGCGAGCGCACCGACGTCTGCGTCGTCGGCGACCCCGCCCAGACCATCTACTCCTTCGCCGGCGCCCAGCCCGACTACCTCATCGGGTTCCCGCAGCGCTTCCCCGGCGCCACCGTCGTACGGCTGTTCCGCGACTACCGGTCCACGCCCGAGGTGGTCGGCGTCGCCAACTCCGTGCTCCGCGCCGCCCGCGAGGCGCACCAGGGCGTCGTCCTCGAGGCGCAGCGGCCGGCCGGCCCGAAGCCGGCGTTCGTCGAGCACAGCGACGAACTGGCCGAGGCGGCGTGGGTGGCCGGGCAGATCGCCAAGCTGGTCGCCAACGGCACGCCGCAGCGCGAGATCGCGGTGCTGTTCCGGGTCAACGCGCAGTCCGAGGCGTACGAGCAGGCGCTGGCCGACGCCGGCGTCGCCTACACCGTCCGCGGCGCCGAGCGGTTCTTCGACCGCGGCGAGGTGCGCCAGGCGGCCATGCTGCTGCGCGCCGCCGTCCGCACCGCCGACGGCGCGCCCGACGCCCCCGACGCCGCCGCGGCCACGTCCGCCATCCTCTCCACGGCCGGCTGGTCGCCCACCCCGCCCGCCGGCGGCGGCGCGGCCCGCGAGCGCTGGGAGTCGCTGGCGGCGCTGGTGTCGCTGGCCGAAGAGGTGGTCGCCGCCAAGCCCGGCGCGGGTCTTGCCGACGTCGTCGACGAGCTCGAGGCGCGCGCCGCGGCCCAGCACGCCCCCACGGCCGACGGCGTCACGCTCTCCTCGCTGCACTCCGCCAAGGGGCTCGAGTGGGACGCCGTCTTCGTCGTCGGCTGCCACGAGGGCACGCTGCCCCTGAGCTACGCCGAAACACCCGCGCAGATCGAGGAGGAGCGCCGGCTGCTCTACGTCGGCGTCACCCGGGCCCGCGAGCACCTGTCCGTGTCGTGGTCGCTGGCCCGCCAGCCCGGCGGCCGCGGCAACCGGCGGCCCAGCCGGTTCCTCGACGGCGTCCGGCCCGGCGGCGGCGCCCGCAGCGACCACCGTCCCGAGCGTGGCGCCGGCCGCGGCCGCAAGTCCGGCGCGCCGGCCCGCTGCAGGGTCTGCGGCGCGCCGCTGGTCGACGCCGTCGACCGCAAGCTCGGCCGGTGCGGCAGCTGCCCGTCGTCCATGGACGAAGCGCTGTTCGAGCGATTGCGTGCCTGGCGGCTGGAGCGGTCGCAGGAGCAGAAGGTGCCGGCCTACGTCGTGTTCACCGACGCCACGCTGGTCGCGATCGCCGAGTCCACGCCGGTCAACGAGACGCAGCTGTCCGCCATCCCGGGGGTCGGCCGCACCAAGCTCGAACGCTACGGCGCCGACGTCCTGGAGCTGTGTCGCGAAGTCGTCGAAGAATGAGCGTAAAAATGGGTTGCCCCTTACATGCGACCCGCATTAGCATTGCCGGGCGCGTTGCGATACGACGTGCCCACGAGTCGGAAGGCCCGGCTCGGGATCGACGCCGAAAGGAGGGACGCCTGATGGAGATCACGACATTGAACCCGTTGCAGAGCGGTGTCGGCTTCGCCTATGCGCCTTCCCTCCGTGGCGTCTCCCTGAGCTCTCGGGAGCGCATGATCGCGCCCGTCACCGCCCCGCTGACGGGAGAAGTGCGTCCGCAGGCAGGTAGCACTGGCGCGACGACGCACCTCGTCGATGGGGTCAAGCAGGGCGTGCGTGTCCGCACTTGGGGTCCACCGGTCTAGCCATGAGACGACCGGCGCCTCCGAGGCCGCGGACCCCCACCCGGGATCCGCGGCCTTTTTGTTTGCCCAGAACCGACTCACGTGGAAGGGAGGTGACCGAACTCATGATGCTGACCAGCGTTCTCGATCGGGCCGTAGCGGCCGACGAGTCCATGCCGTGCAAGAAGGACCCGGAGCTGTGGTTCGCCGAGTCGCCGGCTGACGTCGAACACGCCAAGCAGTTGTGCCGCGAGTGCCCCGTACGGGAGCAGTGCCTCGCCGGCGCGATGGACCGGGCCGAGCCCTGGGGCGTGTGGGGCGGAGAGCTCTTCGTCTCCGGAGCCATCGTGGCGCGCAAGCGTCCGCGTGGCCGTCCCCGTAAGAACGAGATCGCGGCGTAGTGAGACCAGCACACACCGCGACTGGGCACCAACGGCACCTGCCGACGACCGATGACCCCGATGAACGGACCACGACATGACCACGACGCTCCGGCCCGATGCGGCCACTCCGGACGACCCGCAGACCACCGACACCACCGTGTACCGAGACTTCAGGAGCACCGAGATGCATCTCATGAACGAAGCCCTCGCGCGGGCTCACTGTACGGAGCAGCGCGAACGAGCGATGCGAGAACGACGAGTACGACGCGTGCTGGCCGCCCGCCGGATGGACCGGCGGGCCGCCCGGGCGGCGCAGCGAGCCAGGAACCTGGCCGCCGCGGCCGTCTCGCTGCGCAGTCGCACCTACTGACCGGGTGACGCCGGGTCCGTCCGCTGACGGGCCGGGCCATCCTGAGCGCCCGTCGTGCGTCGTCTCAGCAGTTGCCGACACTCCGAACGACCCCGCACCGTCCGACCGGTGCGGGGTCGTTCGTGTTGTCCGGGGTGGTCAGTACCAGTCGTTGCGGCCGGCCGTCGCCGCCGTCGACGATGTCTGGCCGGGGTTCTGATGCCTCGGCGCAATGGGTGGGGGGAACACATGACGACCACGGGGGAGAGCCGCGTGTCCGAAGCGGTGCCGGTGACGTGCGCGCAATGCGGGACGACCGCCGAGGAGCTGCCGCTGACCTGGGTCAGCAGCGTGGAACGCGGCCGCACGCTCTACTACTGCGACCGGTGCGCGCGCGACAACCTGCGCTCCATCGAGGCACGCCTCGACAACCCCTGGTGGTGACGGCGGTCAGCCGCTGAAGCCGGGCAGCCAGCGCTCCAGCTCGGCCCGGAACGGCGCCTCGCAGTCGAGTTGGGACAGCACGCCGAGGCCACCGATCCAGACGCGGTGGATGAGCAGGTACGACGGCGGCAGGTTCAGCTTCAGCCCGATGGAGTAGCCGGGCCGGCGGGGGTCGTTGATGCGGGCGAACTGCTCGCGCATCCACGGCCGGTTGAAGTGGAAGCGGTCGACCATGGCGGGTTCGAGGAACGGCGACAGGTAGTCGTAGAGATCTTCTGGGTCGAGCTCGATGTGCGCCTTGACGAACCCCTCCTCGCGCAGGCCGTCGAGCATCTCGTCGGCCTGGCCGGCCAGCGCGCGGCGCATGAGCTGGCCGATCGACGGCGGCAGGCCCTCGGGCAGCCGCGCGACGGCGCCGTAGTCGAGAACGCCGAGCCGGCCGTCGGCCGTGACGCGGTAGTTGCCCGGGTGGGGGTCGGCGTGCAGCAGGCCGGCGCGGGCCGGGCCGGAGAACAGGAACCGGACGTACAGCAGCCCGGCGTGGTCGCGCTCTTCCTTCGTGCCCTCGGCGATGACCTTCGACAGCGGCAGGCCGTCGAGCCACTCGGACACCAGCACGTGCTCGGCGCCCTCGACCAGTTGCGGCACCGCGAACTCGGGGTCGTCGCCGTACGCGAGCGCGAACCCGTCCTGTGCGTCGGCCTCCATGCGATAGTCGAGCTCTTCGACCATGCGGTCGTGCAACTCTTCGACCAGCGCCTTCGCGTCCATGCCGGGCACCAGCGCGCCGATGGAGCGGCCCAGCCGGGCGACCTGGCGCAGGTCGGCGCGCAGCGC containing:
- a CDS encoding ATP-dependent helicase; amino-acid sequence: MTTHVTAGVAISPADLARRLGQPDPTPEQAAAIAAPLAPGVVVAGAGSGKTETMAARVVWLVASGLVRPEDVLGLTFTRKAARELAARIRRRLSQLAARGLVPPDVLDGEPTVLTYDAYAGRIVAEHALRLGREPGARLITEAVAWQYSQRVVSSYDGDMEAVGYAPSTVVQKVLDLHSELAGHLVTPSRVEEYTRQLRAGIEALPKAKGQRTKDLLYADVAKGLAVQDARVALLPVVAEFRARKQSDEVLDFADQAELAATLAERFPEVGEAERATFGVVLLDEYQDTSHAQLVLLRSLFGGGHPVTAVGDPCQSIYGWRGASAGTLTSFRREFRSADDLARLDSLTTSFRNGAEILQVANRLSQPLRAQGLDVPELTAFPGLPPSTVVASLHLTADDEAADVARRARAFWDASDDGRTVAVLVRNRGQIPRLESALRAVDLPVEVVGVGGLLATAEVGDVVATLRVVNDPSRGDALMRLLTGSRWRIGPRDLDALARWARRLGRPDGDTGGARRPTMREAAAEGIALDEVDELSIVDALDALPQGGDWFSPDGDLRLRALSAELRELRTRTGQSLTELVHDVQRTLGLDVELAARRGPGGRANLDRFLDVAAEFESHGDAPTLSAFLAYLDAAETAERGLAPGEVEVSGDRVQVLTVHGAKGLEWDAVFVTGLVDKVFPSGGERQRAWLGDPGELPYALRGDAGSLPPLDLSGAADQVGVRDAVDAFYGDAAAAARLEERRLAYVAVTRARRLLVCSGYCWDDAVRPRELSMFLHEIKVACDDGAGEVGVWATPPEADDTNPLSQQVRELRWPYDPLGQRRALLEDGAGLVRAAQGAVDGVLFDLAQPVTEWDAEVERLLAERERHSSLRPIDVALPEHLSVSQLVALRESPERLARALRRPVPRPPAPLARRGTLFHAWLESRWGAPRLVDVDELPGFADDGAAPDRELASLQEAFLASAWAGRTPVEVEAPFELLVAGVLLRGRVDAVFSTDDGGIDVVDWKTGRPPATDEEAATRTVQLAAYRLAFARLYDLPLDHVGAAFHHVRQDTTVRPADVMDEAELTALVTAVPVAE
- a CDS encoding NUDIX hydrolase; translated protein: MTPALKPLRRIAAYAVCLDASKRVLLIRESVRSGTPGVWTLPGGSVLHGEHPRDAVVREAAAESGLLLRAVTPIDVLADTRARPHREVTLHTDRILFEAEVISGEPEPLSPMVDDVRWVSLDEAATLQLRPFVAQVLKLPLSTVDLPPERMPELPGFHIQQAPDGRHTVQRFAAYGLVRDPHGRVLLTQVADGYPDAGCWHLPGGGTDFGEQPAQALLRELHEETGQVGRIRRLLGVASHREPEQVGPEGFAIDWHGVRPYYDVVVDEPATLVLADVGGSTVGARWFAPADVATLALTAVTTEALHAIA
- a CDS encoding DUF222 domain-containing protein encodes the protein MTRPGDHPSAAWAGLAPGTVLNAVLETFEPPALSRRELPRVAAAYQRQGAHLDAMQARVIAELAGRVDPPGGPATAVTIAEALHLELDAATDLVSLAVDLVSGLPATLAALDDGRITLAKARLIAQRTRRLGPATRAAVEAVALARAPQLTEAQLRRWLDDAMAPGNGEGRATS
- a CDS encoding endonuclease/exonuclease/phosphatase family protein; the encoded protein is MTRRRWPWPAACGALAALAAVVVVWPQAFGLSGLYGPAQVVALRGLTVLGGAVVAALVTALAVAIRRARWPLAAVAGVVAAATVFSAGVLLSRGLSSDAVPEPDAAGEVRVLAFNTLYDGAGPQVVADLVTATGADVVVLPETSAATTRRVAELAGGGFQVFHHQVDAGITSATGLLVASSLGTYGEPRPDPSSGLGSYTVRPVAGSDGPPIIAVHAWPPTGGAMARWHDDAVWAVRQCAGAEGAIAAGDFNATLDHPALRSLGPCADAAAARSAAGTGTWPTGWPRWAGAPIDHVLADARAWDVVSFSVLDRAGGSDHRPVLAVLRPAGS
- the deoD gene encoding purine-nucleoside phosphorylase; amino-acid sequence: MSTHIAAAPGEIAETVLLPGDPLRAEWIAKTYLEDVTCYSQVRNMLGFTGTFRGQRISVQGTGMGQPSISIYVHELLAEYGAKTLVRVGSCGGLLADVAIRDLVIGISAATESSMNALRFEGFHYAPTADFSLVRAYVEKAEAAGARYHVGQIFSTDSFYHDRPELRDRLTEYGVMAVEMEAAALYTLAAKFGARAVAVCTVSDNLVTGEETSAEERERTFAEMVELALDAVSA
- the nudC gene encoding NAD(+) diphosphatase, with amino-acid sequence MHEAYVLPGPLALSRSTVDRAADRRLDAAWVDALWSDGRTRVLLVGDGTVPVDDGALRFIAPGDAPDGDRFLLGLDGDVAYVAVHVAEKPDDGATLREVGAVLGDRDAGLAVHAVALANWHATHRFCPRCGAPTRSEQGGHVRVCEADGSQHFPRTDPAVIVLVVDEKERCLLGRSAAWPGRRFSTLAGFVEPGETPEHAVVRELYEEVGVRITSCRYAGAQPWPFPSSLMLGYYATAAGEDPAPDGEEIAEARWFSRDELTAAMRDGDVLPPSGISIARKLVEGWFGGPLPDDVSPR
- a CDS encoding mycoredoxin, giving the protein MSRFTMYSTTWCGYCFRLKTALNRDGITFDEIDIETDPASADLVMSLNGGNAVVPTLVFADGSALTNPSPSEVKEKLTAIAG
- a CDS encoding ATP-dependent DNA helicase UvrD2 — its product is MRVPDVLAGLDPEQRAVASALSGPVCVIAGAGTGKTRAITHRIAHGVHTGAFDPRRTLAVTFTTRAAGEMRGRLRSLGAEGVQARTFHSAALRQARYFWPQITGADLPEISSSKLPIVGSAASRCRVPTDRTVLRDLASEIEWAKVSNVLPESYVTAAEAAHREVGNVDPESVAKVYAAYEDLKTDRNVLDMEDILLAAVGLLSGHPGVAQQVRSQYHHFVVDEYQDVSPVQQKLLDLWMGERTDVCVVGDPAQTIYSFAGAQPDYLIGFPQRFPGATVVRLFRDYRSTPEVVGVANSVLRAAREAHQGVVLEAQRPAGPKPAFVEHSDELAEAAWVAGQIAKLVANGTPQREIAVLFRVNAQSEAYEQALADAGVAYTVRGAERFFDRGEVRQAAMLLRAAVRTADGAPDAPDAAAATSAILSTAGWSPTPPAGGGAARERWESLAALVSLAEEVVAAKPGAGLADVVDELEARAAAQHAPTADGVTLSSLHSAKGLEWDAVFVVGCHEGTLPLSYAETPAQIEEERRLLYVGVTRAREHLSVSWSLARQPGGRGNRRPSRFLDGVRPGGGARSDHRPERGAGRGRKSGAPARCRVCGAPLVDAVDRKLGRCGSCPSSMDEALFERLRAWRLERSQEQKVPAYVVFTDATLVAIAESTPVNETQLSAIPGVGRTKLERYGADVLELCREVVEE
- a CDS encoding WhiB family transcriptional regulator, encoding MMLTSVLDRAVAADESMPCKKDPELWFAESPADVEHAKQLCRECPVREQCLAGAMDRAEPWGVWGGELFVSGAIVARKRPRGRPRKNEIAA
- a CDS encoding ABC1 kinase family protein: MSDLPRNAVNRAFKLASLPLGLAGRATLGLGRRLSGASAASVSADLQQRTAEHVFRVLGELKGGAMKFGQTLSVLEAGIPEELAAPYRATLTKLQESAPPMKAATVHGVLAADLGPDWRECFQSFDDAPAASASIGQVHKAVWHDGRTVAVKVQYPGAGDALRADLRQVARLGRSIGALVPGMDAKALVEELHDRMVEELDYRMEADAQDGFALAYGDDPEFAVPQLVEGAEHVLVSEWLDGLPLSKVIAEGTKEERDHAGLLYVRFLFSGPARAGLLHADPHPGNYRVTADGRLGVLDYGAVARLPEGLPPSIGQLMRRALAGQADEMLDGLREEGFVKAHIELDPEDLYDYLSPFLEPAMVDRFHFNRPWMREQFARINDPRRPGYSIGLKLNLPPSYLLIHRVWIGGLGVLSQLDCEAPFRAELERWLPGFSG